Proteins encoded by one window of Carassius carassius chromosome 30, fCarCar2.1, whole genome shotgun sequence:
- the LOC132110423 gene encoding glutathione S-transferase 3, mitochondrial-like, with amino-acid sequence MAIESLLPANFGYAIFTYLYSFVMLTYLGLQVGGARKKYGVKYPTMYSDKEQVFNCIQRAHQNTLEVYPQWLVFQTIAALEYPIAASVLGVIWVTSRFSYAWGYYSGDPAKRMRGAYGYIGLFGVVLLSISVALKLLGVL; translated from the exons ATGGCGATCGAAAGCCTGCTACCTGCCAACTTTGGCTATGCAATTTTTACGTATTTGTATAGTTTTGTCATGTTGACGTATCTCGGGTTACAAGTTGGTGGTGCACGAAAGAAGTATGGAGTTAAG TATCCCACCATGTACAGTGATAAGGAGCAAGTGTTCAACTGCATTCAGAGAGCTCATCAGAACACACTGGAAGTGTATCCACAGTGGCTGGTCTTCCAGACTATTGCTGCATTAGAGTATCCT ATCGCTGCCTCTGTGTTAGGAGTTATCTGGGTTACTAGCAGGTTCTCTTATGCCTGGGGTTACTACAGTGGCG ATCCTGCTAAAAGGATGCGTGGTGCGTACGGATACATCGGGCTGTTTGGAGTCGTTCTGCTTTCCATCTCTGTTGCTCTTAAACTGCTTGGAGTGCTTTAA
- the LOC132110424 gene encoding arginine/serine-rich protein 1-like isoform X1, translating into MKEEASPGRLGEGVKLIFDQKARSGHSSSRSHSSSSSDGSYSSSRGSRSSRRSPSSSRSSSSDSCSSSRSRSRSRSRPRCSGRSRCRHRHHSPPRRYRARSRSYSPSPERSSHRRRYHRHSRSPSPYSYSRRYRRSPSRSRSRSRSPVHRRGSRFVGRYRCRFSRSPRSSRDYRSRSHSRERSAVCLSLEEKKYLLNVAKANAARILGVQNLELPASLKELEEEDKKRSTSDKEERVPQKTSAQT; encoded by the exons ATGAAGGAGGAGGCCAGCCCTGGACGTCTCGGTGAGGGTGTGAAGCTCATCTTTGATCAGAAGGCTAGGTCCGGTCACAGCTCCTCTCGTtctcacagcagcagcagcagcgacgGCTCGTACTCCAGCAGCAGAGGAAGCCGCTCCTCCCGCAGGTCACCGAGCTCTTCACGGAGCTCATCCTCTGACAGTTGCTCTTCCTcacgctctcgttcacgttcccGCTCTCGTCCACGCTGCTCGGGCCGCTCACGCTGCCGTCACAGACACCATTCTCCTCCTCGCCGCTACCGGGCTCGCTCCCGCTCATACAGTCCTTCTCCTGAGCGTTCCTCCCACCGCAGACGCTACCATCGCCACAGTCGCTCTCCATCCCCCTACAGCTACTCTAGACGCTACAGGCGTTCTCCGTCCCGATCTCGCTCTCGCAGTCGCTCTCCAGTCCACAGGAGAGGAAGCAGGTTTGTGGGGAGGTACAGGTGCCGTTTCTCCCGCTCACCCAGGAGCTCCAGAGATTACAGAAGCCGGTCTCACAGCCGTGAACGCTCTGCGGTCTGCCTCAGCCTTGAGG AGAAGAAATATCTGTTGAATGTCGCCAAAGCAAATGCGGCCAGGATTTTGGGAGTGCAGAACTTAGAGCTGCCAGCTAGCCTgaaggagctggaggaagaggaCAAGAAAAGATCTACATCAGATAAAGAGGAAAGGGTACCACAGAAGACCTCAGCACAG ACATGA
- the rhd gene encoding rh blood group, D antigen isoform X2 has protein sequence MAPQYAPSLRSRLPLVAFLLETIFILLFFFFVKIEQREQIDRESDSKLFISSYAEFQDTHVMIFMGFGFLATFLLRYGFSGSGFNMLLAAMAIQWAVLMNGFLLPQRHHRKEIHISMKSMIEAELCAASALVAMGAVHGKTNPVQLLLMALVEVTGFVVNQWILRTLFLADPVYSIMLLHVFGALFGVMVSWVLHREGIIPVHEKEKTDRKTGVLAMFGTLFLWMFWPSFNSALVRDLKLKLTVIYGTYLSLAVSVVMAMSVSMLTSAKGKMNMVHVQSSALSGGVAIGVAMTAVQMPWIAMTIGFCAALLSSLGFRYMKNHMLLAFECHDTCSVLNVHAVPGILGWFALLFLRLASDESTVTFPEVEYLETPAGQEVL, from the exons ATGGCTCCTCAGTACGCCCCCAGTCTCCGCTCAAGGCTTCCTCTTGTGGCCTTCCTGCTGGAAACCATCTTTatcctactgttttttttttttgtgaaaatagagCAGCGTGAGCAGATTGACAGAGAGTCTGACAGTAAGCTTTTCATCAGTTCATATGCAG AATTCCAAGACACTCATGTGATGATATTCATGGGGTTTGGATTTCTGGCCACATTCCTTTTACGATATGGGTTCAGTGGATCAGGGTTTAACATGCTGTTGGCAGCCATGGCCATCCAGTGGGCCGTCTTGATGAATGGCTTTCTGCTGCCACAACGACACCACAGAAAGGAGATCCACATCAGTATGAAGAG CATGATTGAGGCGGAGCTCTGTGCAGCGTCTGCTCTGGTTGCCATGGGAGCAGTCCATGGGAAGACAAATCCTGTCCAGCTCTTACTAATGGCTCTGGTGGAGGTCACAGGATTCGTGGTCAATCAGTGGATCCTGCGAACTCTGTTCCTT GCAGATCCAGTGTACAGCATCATGCTGCTGCATGTCTTCGGGGCTCTGTTTGGTGTGATGGTGTCATGGGTGCTGCACAGAGAGGGGATCATACCGGTGCACGAGAAAGAGAAAACTGATCGTAAGACTGGCGTATTGGCAATGTTTG GAACGCTGTTCCTGTGGATGTTCTGGCCCAGTTTTAACTCAGCACTGGtgagagatctcaaactgaagctTACTGTCATCTATGGGACGTATCTGTCGCTGGCTGTCAGTGTTGTCATGGCAATGTCTGTCTCTATGCTCACTAGCGCCAAAGGAAAGATGAACATG GTTCACGTCCAGAGCTCCGCCCTGTCCGGTGGCGTTGCCATTGGAGTTGCCATGACAGCAGTCCAAATGCCATGGATTGCCATGACGATCGGCTTCTGTGCCGCTCTATTATCATCTTTGGGATTCCGCTACATGAAG AACCACATGCTACTTGCTTTTGAGTGTCATGACACCTGCAGCGTCCTCAACGTGCATGCCGTTCCGGGAATTCTGGGATGGTTTGCACTTTTATTTCTACGGCTGGCCAGTGACGAAAGCACAGT GACTTTTCCTGAAGTGGAGTATCTGGAGACCCCAGCAGGACAGGAAGTGCTTTGA
- the rhd gene encoding rh blood group, D antigen isoform X1, translating into MAPQYAPSLRSRLPLVAFLLETIFILLFFFFVKIEQREQIDRESDSKLFISSYAEFQDTHVMIFMGFGFLATFLLRYGFSGSGFNMLLAAMAIQWAVLMNGFLLPQRHHRKEIHISMKSMIEAELCAASALVAMGAVHGKTNPVQLLLMALVEVTGFVVNQWILRTLFLADPVYSIMLLHVFGALFGVMVSWVLHREGIIPVHEKEKTDRKTGVLAMFGTLFLWMFWPSFNSALVRDLKLKLTVIYGTYLSLAVSVVMAMSVSMLTSAKGKMNMVHVQSSALSGGVAIGVAMTAVQMPWIAMTIGFCAALLSSLGFRYMKNHMLLAFECHDTCSVLNVHAVPGILGWFALLFLRLASDESTVAVQFAVFHICVLLITVCMSLVMGTATGLFLKWSIWRPQQDRKCFDDQAFWEFPNLAVKK; encoded by the exons ATGGCTCCTCAGTACGCCCCCAGTCTCCGCTCAAGGCTTCCTCTTGTGGCCTTCCTGCTGGAAACCATCTTTatcctactgttttttttttttgtgaaaatagagCAGCGTGAGCAGATTGACAGAGAGTCTGACAGTAAGCTTTTCATCAGTTCATATGCAG AATTCCAAGACACTCATGTGATGATATTCATGGGGTTTGGATTTCTGGCCACATTCCTTTTACGATATGGGTTCAGTGGATCAGGGTTTAACATGCTGTTGGCAGCCATGGCCATCCAGTGGGCCGTCTTGATGAATGGCTTTCTGCTGCCACAACGACACCACAGAAAGGAGATCCACATCAGTATGAAGAG CATGATTGAGGCGGAGCTCTGTGCAGCGTCTGCTCTGGTTGCCATGGGAGCAGTCCATGGGAAGACAAATCCTGTCCAGCTCTTACTAATGGCTCTGGTGGAGGTCACAGGATTCGTGGTCAATCAGTGGATCCTGCGAACTCTGTTCCTT GCAGATCCAGTGTACAGCATCATGCTGCTGCATGTCTTCGGGGCTCTGTTTGGTGTGATGGTGTCATGGGTGCTGCACAGAGAGGGGATCATACCGGTGCACGAGAAAGAGAAAACTGATCGTAAGACTGGCGTATTGGCAATGTTTG GAACGCTGTTCCTGTGGATGTTCTGGCCCAGTTTTAACTCAGCACTGGtgagagatctcaaactgaagctTACTGTCATCTATGGGACGTATCTGTCGCTGGCTGTCAGTGTTGTCATGGCAATGTCTGTCTCTATGCTCACTAGCGCCAAAGGAAAGATGAACATG GTTCACGTCCAGAGCTCCGCCCTGTCCGGTGGCGTTGCCATTGGAGTTGCCATGACAGCAGTCCAAATGCCATGGATTGCCATGACGATCGGCTTCTGTGCCGCTCTATTATCATCTTTGGGATTCCGCTACATGAAG AACCACATGCTACTTGCTTTTGAGTGTCATGACACCTGCAGCGTCCTCAACGTGCATGCCGTTCCGGGAATTCTGGGATGGTTTGCACTTTTATTTCTACGGCTGGCCAGTGACGAAAGCACAGT AGCGGTGCAGTTCGCTGTGTTTCATATCTGTGTTCTCCTCATAACGGTGTGCATGAGTCTGGTGATGGGCACAGCTACAG GACTTTTCCTGAAGTGGAGTATCTGGAGACCCCAGCAGGACAGGAAGTGCTTTGATGACCAGGCATTCTGGGAG TTTCCAAATTTGGCTGTAAAAAAATGA
- the LOC132110424 gene encoding arginine/serine-rich protein 1-like isoform X2, with product MKEEASPGRLGEGVKLIFDQKARSGHSSSRSHSSSSSDGSYSSSRGSRSSRRSPSSSRSSSSDSCSSSRSRSRSRSRPRCSGRSRCRHRHHSPPRRYRARSRSYSPSPERSSHRRRYHRHSRSPSPYSYSRRYRRSPSRSRSRSRSPVHRRGSRFVGRYRCRFSRSPRSSRDYRSRSHSRERSAVCLSLEEKKYLLNVAKANAARILGVQNLELPASLKELEEEDKKRSTSDKEERVPQKTSAQVNVANDDVKAETSPTSPKRKPITFNINNTIAKPSNSPTLHDSKVTSRADSVADRKPYGHWVPISRSSSKK from the exons ATGAAGGAGGAGGCCAGCCCTGGACGTCTCGGTGAGGGTGTGAAGCTCATCTTTGATCAGAAGGCTAGGTCCGGTCACAGCTCCTCTCGTtctcacagcagcagcagcagcgacgGCTCGTACTCCAGCAGCAGAGGAAGCCGCTCCTCCCGCAGGTCACCGAGCTCTTCACGGAGCTCATCCTCTGACAGTTGCTCTTCCTcacgctctcgttcacgttcccGCTCTCGTCCACGCTGCTCGGGCCGCTCACGCTGCCGTCACAGACACCATTCTCCTCCTCGCCGCTACCGGGCTCGCTCCCGCTCATACAGTCCTTCTCCTGAGCGTTCCTCCCACCGCAGACGCTACCATCGCCACAGTCGCTCTCCATCCCCCTACAGCTACTCTAGACGCTACAGGCGTTCTCCGTCCCGATCTCGCTCTCGCAGTCGCTCTCCAGTCCACAGGAGAGGAAGCAGGTTTGTGGGGAGGTACAGGTGCCGTTTCTCCCGCTCACCCAGGAGCTCCAGAGATTACAGAAGCCGGTCTCACAGCCGTGAACGCTCTGCGGTCTGCCTCAGCCTTGAGG AGAAGAAATATCTGTTGAATGTCGCCAAAGCAAATGCGGCCAGGATTTTGGGAGTGCAGAACTTAGAGCTGCCAGCTAGCCTgaaggagctggaggaagaggaCAAGAAAAGATCTACATCAGATAAAGAGGAAAGGGTACCACAGAAGACCTCAGCACAG GTAAACGTTGCCAATGATGATGTCAAGGCAGAGACTTCTCCAACATCACCCAAGAGAAAGCCAATTACCTTCAATATCAAC AATACCATTGCCAAACCATCAAACAGCCCAACGCTCCATGACAGTAAGGTAACATCAAGAGCCGACAGTGTAGCAGACAGGAAGCCATATGGACACTGGGTCCCCATCAGCAGATCCTCTTCTAAGAAATAA
- the LOC132110422 gene encoding transmembrane protein 50A — MSGFLDGIRCGDCECNVDWGEKRNTIASIAAGVLFFTGWWIIIDAAIMYPKEEEFHHAYHTCGVIATIAFLMINAVSNGQVRGDSYSEGCLGQTGARVWLFIGFMLAFGSLIASMWILFGGFVVTEKKDLSVYPGIAVFFQNAFIFFGGLVFKFGRTEDLWQ; from the exons ATGTCAGGGTTTCTGGACGGGATCAGATGTGGCGATTGTGAGTGTAATGTGGACTGGGGAGAGAAGAGAAACACCATCGCCTCCATCGCAGCTGGAGTTCTG TTTTTCACAGGCTGGTGGATCATCATCGATGCGGCGATAATGTACCCAAAAGAGGAAGAATTCCACCACGCATATCACACCTGTGGGGTTATAGCGACTATAGCCTTCCTCAT GATCAATGCGGTGTCAAACGGCCAGGTGAGGGGCGACAGCTACAGCGAGGGCTGCTTGGGACAGACAG gtGCCAGAGTTTGGCTCTTTATCGGGTTCATGTTGGCGTTCGGGTCTCTCATCGCATCTATGTGGATTCTGTTCGGTGGTTTTGTTGTGACTG aaaaaaaggatctGTCCGTGTATCCTGGTATTGCAGTTTTCTTCCAAAATGCATTCATCTTCTTTGG TGGTCTGGTGTTTAAGTTTGGCCGAACTGAGGACCTCTGGCAGTAA